aatttagcgtacagtaattagccgcccctagctaatTTAcaaaaacttggaacaattttggaactcatgtccctatactcattagcatacagtaattagccgcccctaccTGTTTTAAAAAACTTAGAACATTTACATAcgacatttcattccacacttatttgagtatacaacaaatcatatcgtttttcagttcaagaatacagtttaatacaaatatggttaCAGTCATCTTaatactacaattttaatacaacatacgatttctccaacaaaatagagatgatacccgaaacacccaaattttttcaaaaactataACCAGAAAATTCCACagttttacctgatagattttcccaagtaatcaaaacatacatacgatcgtaaactacaggtttatcgatcccaatttcaaaaataaatgatataaacagaatccccttaccttttctcgaataccaaaatatgaactctacgactccaaaactacgaaccgagttcccaaaacctaaacatccaagaactatacttcactataattcttactactacatataaacCGAAAAGAAActaaaatcggacccttacctcgattttgggttaaAACTCGAAAATCCCCGAAACAAAGATCTGATCTACTATTCTCAACGAAATTCCTCCCCTGATACATGCAATAACGTCAAATCGTTGAATcagatgaagagagagagagagagagagagagagagagagagagagagagagagagagagagagagagagagagagagagagagagggagggagggagagttttagcttacttagccatgaagcaatgaaataggatatttataacccttttgaCCTGACCAACCTCATAGATGAGatggcaccttcgtcgacgaatcatccatacatttcgttGACAAATCGGCTCCTTCGGCaacgaaccctattccgatattttacaacacgttcggtatctcttcgtcaacaAGACTCTAAATTTCGGCGATGAAAAGTacgagggccttcgtcgacgagaacaatggcttcatcgacgaagcccgaAAAacttacctttttaccctttcgtTATTTAGTTAATCTACATATctcgagtcgggttcttacaaaggCAGTTTGTAAAGTACgagtgaggcacagctcagtaagggaaagactaagttaatgtcagtatAGGGTCAACATGCATTTAGCGTacagaaaataactagttcactaagtagataaacatatttatgaaaacattcttattttacactcacacacacaattaaccGAGGATAGgtaagattacccgcccatacaagtagcttccctctactctaataccattactactactagggcactcacctttcttagcaagccctcaaaattatcttattaattattcgtattcacataaattaatagatatgcatatgagacactccttgtgacaaacaTGCCATTTACTTCTCACATGGCACGGGTTGTatggcctgaaggctggactattgtcctaggggatccacccagaaaatagtcatctgtactctccactaacatactccgcgggtatgTGCAGCTCCAATTGCTGGTCcaattgccctcacccagggaGGTACATTCACCTCATATAGGCAAATCAGACAAGGCCATCCTACACCTCTCAACacaagtgtgggcgcacatggccacataacaaatccctagaAATGGTattgtgctcacaatacactggtccctaggattcctaaagcatattatgcaatttagataatagaaaataccatttaaaacataaatttacatatatttcctattattccaaaaatttGGCCCCCAGCCAAAAAATACAACCCGACGTATAGtcgtcaattaaaactcggccctcggccgtcatACCAAATTCCTGCATTATTCACTAGTAGTTTCAGTATTTTTCTCAACAATTCCAGtgtttcacaaatagttccagtatttcgcaaacaatctcaaatccagttaaacaataaatcctaccaaataatcatcggccacatgattttaacatttaaacataaccatataaacaaccaagctttccaccgttcgtttttattcaaaataccataccatatatcctaagtttgtaaaattcatttcaaacggttggttttcgaaataaccttcaaattcttaaatatatatatttaattggttcaaattaaataaaattattgacttaacttaatccccttacctgattccttaaAAGCCCGATAACACCCCAACTTACGCCCTAGGCATTTAAAAACCcatgaaaccctgaaattcaaacttaaccacattattcatcacaatcctcAGAGTAACTTTCCATACAATTTTcctaagttctaaataccctaaatagcctataaaaagcctaaattataaaacttaccctgatttaggattggtgccccggagctccaattcgaaaacccgctttGGTTAGATTGTggagaatctccccatgagtctcctgacaatttgttgtttgttaattgggcttatggtttaagaAAAACTaaggtaagagtgaaaattggccttaccccaggagatatgcctacgtcactcctacgacaaattcgctccagtagGATTGTCGGTAGGGGTGATAGGAACCCAACGAatcttcgaattttcgatcggCCGAATTAAGgaaagtgggagagaggagacagAGGAGATGTGGGGGGCGCCTCTGCTTTCTTCTTCCTAAAGAAAATGAATTCCTTCctggttatatatataatatgtaacgactcgaaaaataatggttttttttaaataataaaaaggaagggaaatggaaatagaaacagaaggtggtagcaggcttcgtcgacttgcactttggatataataacccagaattcttacacagggcctcgtcgatgaacataacgaattcgtcgacgagcgcataaggggacctcgtcgacgaagtcacgcctcgttgacgagaagataccgagagaggctTTTGGGCgatctgaaattcatcgacgagggaggaagttcatcgatgaaatttctcaaggactcgtcaacgaatccagttctataaatagtgaaaacccagattttctATGGAAGTTCAGCGCAGGaaaccctctctttctctttctctctctacgccccttcctccttctctcttcaatcccgACCCTGTTTTAAGTCAAATTGATGAtgtgaagctaccacgacgctcctgacgaagttctctgcaagtctgccggagcggatcatcagtagaagtggtttgaaattcatcccaaacttaGAGTAACACATTTTATTCAAAGtatgctttccctacagttataagaaatgttatatgtagaaaaatattaatgttttgttctggaggatgtagttttcagggtgttgagtggagaaccctgtgggggtagggctagagttcagtaaGGGGCTTTTCAGAACtgagtaagagaaatatgttatactaacttacgttatcagaaattttatatatatatgcatgtataccacatattatacagaatatgaatttttaaagtatgtgtggcctgagtacacgatattgatatggaattttatgcagcttttcagtatttcaagttatacagacaTAGTTAGAtatttgcagattttatacaaatagaatatatgtacatatatagttttatttagatgattacacagacagatgtatataacagtatacatatatttattcagaacagtaaaTATAGTGtgtatagaaagctatgttttcctaaatgccataacactcagagtatacagatagattatacagatagaagatacagacagattatatagttatagcatcaagatgttacagatattacagtatttacagtacataaatatagtgttatagttattttggaaacataatgaaaacaatataaagagtatagtatgtgtgtatatatatagagtaTTAGATCCTTGTGGAAAGGTTACAGACAGAAACAGTACAGATATAAAATATAAAGCACAGTACCGATGTTAATACatatagagtgtaaccacatatctcagatagtgtgtgagtactgtcaactgtgctcggagagtatgtagctccccagttcactagattgagggggccagtttgacgaggtagcagccagtcctgcgcctaggagagtatgcagtttggtcgggctgaggtagtgtagagtataatgactttcTTGGAAGTCCGACCAAGTTAAGTCcctcctacgggccgcacaaccttgtcatgaggggtcaaatcatgacatacagagtttaaAGGAAAGAAcacatttatgtatatgtatacaattttatagtttttattgtatatagtatgatatagcagtataaatgatagaaagttcagacgatacaaatgttttaagttattatacatgtgttttatagatttaccagatcatgtagttttaaatactattattataattttatgactcaatcgccacacactagtaatagtatattttcacttattgagcatcgtctcaccccattactttatcatttttcaggtgaaccagctaggcgagcagatcaggctcgcggataggaagtttacttgattaccctagttgtagggtgagtttttgacagagttttgtatttttgggggtagatgatactggagggatttattttgtatggctatggtctctatgtactagattctggtattgtaaagtatatatagatatggttatatgatttgtgttccGCTGCTTaagtatgaatatatatatatatatatatatataataaaaaaaaatatggagaaaTTTTGAAGATGTTACATAATAtgtattttattataatattagattattattattattatattatttaattaataataatttatttatttatttattttaattttaattttttttagaatcactacAGTGTCAACAACTTATctctttggaaaaaaaaaatcttatattcCTAGAGAAACtataatttgtattaaattttaaatcttaatGGTGACTTACACGGTTAAAAAAGGAGATGTCTTTTTATGTCTCTTGAAAAACTCTATAGTTATGTTTGGAGAAGTCTTAATTTttgatttgtattgaatttggatgagatgtaatataaaattgtattgaaatttgttcaaatctacccaaatccaaatttaaaatttgaaatccatGCTCCTAAATGCAGCTATAATAAACCTTTGAAGTGCGCCTCTTGTATTCTCCAAAAGTACTCCCCTTTTGAAATTTGCCATTTTTAAACATAATTTCAACTTCTAGTAGGAATCATGTTGTTGTCGAAAGATAAACCTTGGAGATATTATACAACTTGTCTCTTTGCATTTGATGTGAAACATGTGATAGTGTGTCCATATTTATTAGTATTAAATGTATTAGGAGCGAGACCCACTTGTTATATGTTTTACATTTGAAAAATAGACACGTGAATAACATGTAGGTGGATCTCTTGTATAATTTCTCTTTATCTTGATTGAAACACGTTCTCTTCTTCACAAACACATTctattttgtaaaatttttttaagaaccaAACAATTTATCTCAAAAATtacaaattattataatttaggaGAAAATGTGTTCAGAAAATAAGTTTTTTTAACTTTTAGTGGTTATATGTCTATCAACTACAAGAGAAGAACCATTTTATGCAAAAATAATGGcttttaagttatatatatagtCTTCTTCAAAGGAGGACTTAGCTCATACCTTTTTAAAAGGCTAGATTAAAAAAAGTGCCCTTGTTACTTGGTAATTGGCACTTCAGTAGCCCCTTGATCAACTCTTATGGttcttcttttaaaaaaagaGTTGGGTATAACAAAGTCTTGTAAGCTTAAAGTCTTTGTGGTAATCATTGAAATTGGCATAGGAGAAGAAGTCAAGATGCAATGAATATAATAGACCAACTATAGTGCAACCTAATTCAATGGAGGATATATTGACATGGAAACAATCCAAATCAAGTAGATTTACCCTGATTTCAGCATAGGAGGCCATTGGAGAGAGGAATCCTATAATCTATGTTAATCAACGACTACAATTAACTTGATCCAAGTAAATTGTACATGACAAAGAAATTTTTCTATGCATTCAAGCAAAGAGCTACTATCAAGACCAATCGAGCTTGTAAAGTATATTTCAAAAAGTATGGACCAATCTAACCCAttacaaaaaaaattgaattaatcaCGAGTTTTCAAAGGAGAGTGAAAAAATGaaactgttgactctacgagttcaattttgttttgataatgataaatcatttaataTCTTACCTATAcattgagattttgaacaggATTATCACTTAACACGCACGGATGGTAAGGAAGCTAAAGAAACCATGAGGAACTTGAAGTGCATACGACTTGGCTAAATCCATGCAAGTAGAAGAGTAAAAGGATGAAACAATCCATGTTTTCAGTTATAGTTGATATTTAGTCTTATTCATATTTACATGTCTCATAAGATATGAtaggaagctcaaaatgaccaatagACTAACCCTaagatgcatgtttttcatgaaatattcatttGCAGTTATCTTAGGTTAGTTTAGCATTTTACAAGGTTAATAGGGCTGAACAATTGGAAACTCGTCCACTAGTGCCctggtctcattgacgaatttaTTAAGGCCACTCATCGACTAATGTctgttctcgtcaacaagaaaataccgagaccctAACTTTCTCAGGCAAGCCACTTGTCGACTAATCCCCAGGTCTCTTCGGTGATGGAGTGAAGGACACTCATCAATTTGTgtgtccactcgtcgacgagtttgtcAGGCAGACTGGCGCTCTAGCACGTAacgagcattttttttttattaaaaatatcttttaatgatccaacggttagaaaaCATCTAGATGTTGAAAGTACTTATAAATAtcaaccccaaaaccctagtttacAACCTTTTGCCTACATTCTATCACATTCAGAtacttttgggcattctctcagttTTCAAAGGGCTTTCACTCACATCATTTTACAAAGCATCATTGATCTTGAggttttgaggtttggtaaaattcATTTTGAGTATTCAATCTTATTGTTTTAAAATCTATCTACTCTTCCATTCACTTTACTTAAAATCTCTACTAGGGTGCAAGAACCATAGTTTTCCAAATATCcattatttgaaaaacattttgggaaaaagtttttactagggcttgaatctttgaaggtATGTTCATATTCTTATTTAAAGATTTAATATCATCTTATTTGTGCAAATGTTATTTgcaagcaaaccctaggttctctaacaaactttatttgaaaaatcaatttttggagatatattttattgggtttagatctttgaagaaattcattatacactttttttttttttacaaagatcatattttttattacaaacatcatattgagaaaaacacatctactctattgagcttcaagttatatcttttGAGTGTGTTTAGGATttcattgtactcattagcttgttgaaAAACATTAGTGTATAAAATTATTTGACATTACttgtattgacggttcgggttgtgaaccaagAGGAGGAAGCTACGCTTCTTATAAGCAGCAAATTGTAAGGTGGTAATTACGCCTCTTGTAAACAACAGATTGTAAGGAGGTAGCTACGCCTCTTGCAAGCAACATATTGTAATGAGAAGCTCTGCtcagtggtatagtgaaatccttgggtagtttgcccaaggcgaggatgtaggccgggtttggccgaacctcgtaaaaatcttgagtttgcatctctctcccttatctcattttattttagtttgcgtttgattatttattttatatttgttagTTGCATATGTCCTAAATATTTTCTACATTTGGAATTGATTGGGTAATACTGATTGTTTGGGATATacattgcttgaatctattaagttgtgaaatactgaaattagTGTATCTCCAAATTTGTGTTTGTGTGATTATGCgattttaaaattaggacttaaagacgtagaattttaaaaatacccatcTTACCCCCCTCTTAGaattacacctaaattcacaggaaaaaaaaaaaaaacaagtgttATCGTAGATTTGCACTTGGAGTATTACATCCCTAGGTGTCTACTGATCTCATTCTTGAAGCTGAACCAAATTTATAGTACTTAAAAACTCTTGGTAAAGAGGCAATCTAAAACTATTTGTCCATGCAAGCACATGCTCACGCCAATTAAAGATCACGaacaatcaatcaagcaataagaTTTACACCTTTGTGCATAAAAATGTGATAAGAACTCACCTAGGTTTAGAGAATTGTTTGAAAAGTCAAGTTTCAATCAACTAATTGTCCTTCCTTTTGATGTCTTGGATAAATAACCTCCAATTGTATACTCTTACTCGAGATTTCCTAGGACTCTCCATGTTAGTAAACCATTCATTCTTGACATTTCTTCTGTTGAAAAAATTTGACTCCTTGCCAAAGCATGCTCTCCTCTCACtttttctttgagatttttctTGATGCTTTTGTTGGCTTTTTTAGGTttcatcccattttgataatgacaaattaagGCATCTAATTGTGTTACTAAATGTGTTCACTGGAATTAAGGTATTAAGCACAATAACATATGCAAATTGAAAAGTCATGAAGCACACAAGACGATGTTATTTGACTATGAACATGGAGCATATTAAGACCAAGCTTGAAAACTATGGCTATAATTATGGAGCACATGAAGTCCAAGTTTGAAGAATTTAAAGaacttatttcatatattttgcaaaTATGACATATGTGAGTacattattattgattatgtgaAGAAACTCATAGTGAACTTAGTTGAACCTTAGGCACTctattttccttaaaaattattttataaatgtgcaaaaattattccaaagtattaaaatcatttttgaaatgaaaaaacCTCAAAATAAGATTCTctaaatttccttcttttttctgcTGCTACATTGATGAGCGATTTTCTCGATCAATAACttctcatcttttttttttttaaatgatttaaccaacttattcaaaaccaataaatCAATAACTTCTCATCTTCAAATATGTTCAACACGAAAGTTatgagattttttcttagctttcttttgataccaagattgCCCTATTTTGGAATTCTTTAACAAAAGTTGTGCCttaaatactgaaaggtgtttaTGGCTAAAATTTTTAGGAAATTTGCGTGACCAAATTCTcaattcggttgaccgaaaaTCGTGGCAGATTGCCGCAAcgaccataaaacggctagtagacCATCTTACCCATAAATACAAGGTTTCTAACCTTTTTTTAGGAAGGAAAAAAAGAGAGATATGTGGATTCCATGCTATTGAGTGATGTTGGAGagaaataatttttgttttgatGTTAGCTTTTCTAGCTTTGTGATTTGGCCTTGATCAAGGCTTTTGATGTAAGTTGTTTCTTACTTTGTATGTTGGTTGGGGAGTTGGTTCCCCTTCGCTTGGGTATGCCCAGTGTATTATGTACATCCATTTTGGTCAATACAGATTTACCCTTactgatcaaaaaaaaaaaaaaagatatacatacatcatacaaaTCCAAGGTTTTGAtcttttgttgaaaatctttCTCAAACACTTTGcaaatttctttttttatcttTCAAGTGCTCACCATCTAGTTACTcattgagcttcatttcataatcatattgagAGTGTATTAGCTTGCTATTTTCATTGTACtgatttgctcatttgaggagcattctTCATACATTATTTTCGTTGATTCCACTTATAAAGGTGTCTCCGCCGATTGAAGGATAGAGTAACTTCACCTACTGAAAGGAGAGAGGAGACTCGGCCTAGGGAAGGAGTGGGGTGCTTCGCCCAAGCAAATGAAAGAGGCAACTTCACCTACGCAAAGAAGAGAGGCATCTTTGCCTAGTGAATGAGGGATTGTAAAAGGCATCTTCGTCTACTAAAAGAGAGATTtctcctattgaaggagtgtatagtggaatcctcaagtgagTTGCTTGAGGTAATGACGTAGGCAAGGATTGCCTTGCAAAAATACAGGTTTTATTCTCTCTTCACTAATCTCTTTAAATTAAACACATTTATATTTGTACATatttgttgtgaatattgattgcatTTGCGTATTTAAATCACTTGCTCAAATTGTGGTTATAATTGTTAAaacattaatttaaatttttaaatacctaattcatccctcttttgggactacaccCTTTCTAACAGCTTCCTTGAAGCCGTAAGAGGTCCAATGAAGTCATATTTATAGCCTCTTTGAAATGAAAATAGTTGGAGAAAAGTATGTCTTGACAATTAGGGGCATAAGGTTCTAAAGAGGGGCACACATAGTGTTAAAACTAAAGTTGCAAAACTCCTACACCACATTGATGCATGTCATAGCACCAAGACACCCTAAGCAAGTGCACcaatcatttacctttgtttttaAACTTTTTACACCAATCTCTTGATATATATGGGAGATATCAAGTCAACTTGAGCTCGAAGAGAGCTTTCGAAGTGCCTTGGAATTAGCAACATGACATAAAATCCATGAATTATGTTAAAATTGTAAGCAAGCCCCTAGCCAAAATAAGGTGTCTGTAATAAGGATAGATTATGATTAGATAATAGTTTACTAATTGCCTGCTAAAAATAATTGTCGTTGAAATTGTTTATGGAAGTAGCCATTATCATAAGTCCTCTTCTTCGTAACAGGGCATGGTGTTCATTTATTGGATTCAAAGCCAATTTTTCAACTACAAACATTTATCCATTGTGATTTAAAATGTTCTTAAAGTACAGGTTTGAAATTTTTCTTCAATTATGCAATATCTTCGAGGCCAAGCCTGACTTTGGTCATTGATATTTTAAGTATTTGGCATGTGTACATGTTTGTATTGGAtccaataatatttttcatttttgaggAAAAAATGCAAGGTAGAACCATGCACCCCGGCATTTTAacacaaaatattattattttttttcattctcatgcatatatgtaaattttaTTTGGTTATTATGAAAGTACAATTATCCTAAAATACAAAAGCAAATATATGAAGAGAGgcatatgaaaattttaaagtgTCAATCATTGCATCATTTTAACAAATATTAGACAACCATATCTAACATGATTTAACCACTCAAAACTTAACTATAAACTAATTGAAGTGGCATAAATATCCCTTAAAATCCAATGcaagtttgtcaaaattttaaaatggcCAAAAGTTCACCAAAGAGTTCAATCTCTCATCCactaatattatataaaatttcgTTCAAATTAATCTCTAAACCCTCAccctttccaaaaataaaattttgccCTTTCgctaaaaaattattctaattccttcatttttaaaaaaatcttttacCCCATATTTGGAAAGCACTTAAATTTAGAGTTATATTGAATtagaataagatgtaatataaaattacacCGAGATTTATTTAAATCCATCTAAATCCAAATCTAATGTCCAAAATATATACTCTCAAGCGCagcattattttttttccaagaaCAATTTTTTTGCTTTTAAAAAAGCAAAATTTTCTTCCACTTTTATTGAACTTTAAAAAGATAATGTCATAATAGTAATCTTTGACTATAAACATATTTCATTGTGCTCAAAACATGTCAAAAATTAACCTTATGTTTGGACAAATCTTGGATTAgagttgtattgaatttgaataaaatgtaatataaaattatactaaaatttgtccaaatccacctaAATCTAACCTAAACACAGCATAAACATTCCTAGattttttattgtattaaaatttgtccaaatccacccaaatctaaattcaagaatCAGAATTCATGCTCCCCAAACACAGCATAAGCATTCCTGGATTACGAGTTAAAAGTGTAAATTAATTATGTATagaataaataaattatacaGCTGAAGGATTCAAAATGCTGCCACTTTTTTTGTAATGAAAGAAATTGATAGGGGCATGCCGACTTAAGGCAGCTCATAAGAGCAGTGCAGGGGGGAAAAATTCACAAATTGAGAATAAAGGAACAATGGGAACAATCATTCACCATCCCAACCTAGTTGGCGGGCTCGTCGCTCCCACAGGGAAGTCACCTTCCTCTCCTTTATCAGCAATGCCTCTGCCTGCTCTCTGGCGCCCTCACATATTTCAGTGGCAGCATTGCATTTCTCTGCTTCTCTCTGGTACTGCCAAGCTACTCTTCTTGCTTCCAAAAATGTGATGTTCATATGGTGGGCATGCTCCTGGGCCACTGTCTCTTGCAGCTTGAGTTCCTCGGTCAGCAGGTCTACGAACTGCTTCTCCATCTCCTTCTTCAAATCCGGGTCATTTCCTCCGCAGTCTTTATCATCAGAAAAAAAATAAGCATTATCATAATTAATGTAATGAAGATTATCATATATTTTCCAGTGTTAAGTTTGTAGGAAAAACTAACCTGTGACAGAAAGATTGACCAATCCTGCACAAGAAAACAACCAAAAGACAATAATAATGTCAGAGCATTGATacatattgtgtgtttgtgtTTATGTGTTTGCATCAAGAGCATTGAGTTTATTTATTAAGAAAACAAAAGTCGTTAACATGCACAAACAAGAACAAATGGATGTAGAAGAGGCTCCACATTATTTGGGTCAAGGATGAGTCTGGCAAATGAAGATTTCATTGGCTTAAAAAATCctgaattatttttattttatggcAAAAGAAAGATTTAGCGAGAAAAAAGATGCTGAGAAGGGCGTCACAAGGTAaacaagacaaaaaaaaaaaaaaacattaacccAGTAGCTTATTTGGGTCTAGAAATAGTCTGGgttttataatatttgtataagctatcaagaaaattcacaaaaatccaaAGCATTAGAAATAGGAGCCCCTTTATAGTGTTGACCCATCTCTTCTTCACAGCTTGGAAAGGCACCTCTTCTCCTCTAAAAGTTATTTTCTTCCTCTCTCCATTAACATAAAAAGAGCTTCAAGCCTTTTCTTTGGCTTTATTTTAAACGCACCATTGCCAAGCAAGGGGCTCCTCCATAGCCATCCTCACATCACCTCATCCAATGCTGAAAATGATGTACACCATCCCCCAAAGAGTTCTAGCCAAAGAGCAATGAATGAGTAGACTATTGACAGAACCCTCTTTCCTCCTGCAAAAGGAACACTAGTTCACCAACAAAATTACTATACTGTCAACCGTCAACAGTCCAAATCCACTCCTAAGTTGCTTTCCAAATGAAGAAGGCGGCCTTGTGGGGTGCCTCAATCTTCCAAACTCTCTTCCACAGGAGCTCCCTATGGACCCTCAGGAAATTCCTTCTTAAGATATTCTCATATGACTGAGAAGCAACAGCTACTACTCAACTACTAATAAGCAAGGTCTTTCAACCCTTTCCCCACTAAAACTTCATAGAGCTTATGAAAGGAAGTACTAAACAGCTACCCCTCCCTATAGGCATCCCATGAAACTAGGATTCTAAGAGACACTCACATTCCCACTAGAAAGTAATCCCCAACCACGTCTCTTAGCAATTGGTCAAAGT
This window of the Malania oleifera isolate guangnan ecotype guangnan chromosome 6, ASM2987363v1, whole genome shotgun sequence genome carries:
- the LOC131157497 gene encoding uncharacterized protein LOC131157497; this encodes MSGGSRRSGACLRCCLVFFAVVSALCVSGPALYWRFKKGIRLGDSAASSCPPCICDCPPPLSILKIAPGLVNLSVTDCGGNDPDLKKEMEKQFVDLLTEELKLQETVAQEHAHHMNITFLEARRVAWQYQREAEKCNAATEICEGAREQAEALLIKERKVTSLWERRARQLGWDGE